A window of Pseudomonas putida genomic DNA:
ACCCAGAGCTCGGTTGCCGAAGTGCGGGCCATCCACGCCCACCTGCCGCAAGACGGCAAGCCGTTCTGGGTGTCGTTCACCTTGCAGGACGAGGACGTGGACGAAACGCCGCGCCTGCGTTCCGGCGAGCCAGTGGCCGATGCCATCGAAGCGGTGGTCGGCCTGGGTGTGGCGACCGTGCTGTTCAACTGCAGCCAGCCTGAGGTAATCGGCGCTGCGGTCGATGTGGCGCGCTCGGTGATCGAACGCCACAACGCTGACGTCGCCATTGGCGCTTATGCCAACGCCTTCCCGCCACAGCCCAAGGAAGCCACCGCCAACGACGGCCTGGATGAGCTGCGCGAAGACCTGGACCCGCCGGGTTACCTGGCATGGGCCGCTGACTGGCGCAAGCGCGGCGCCAGCATGGTCGGCGGCTGCTGTGGCATCGGCCCGGAGCACATTGCCGAGCTGAAACGCAATCTGGTGTAAAGCCTGAAGGGGGCCGGGCGGCTGCCGCGCCCGTCTGGCCCCCAGCCATTAAAAAAAACGCTACTCAGACCCCGATTCCATCGTTTTTCAGTCCCCCCGCCATGCCCCTATAGTCCGCTGAAACCGATGCCGAATCGGTGTACACAACTCAGCGGTGCGGGAACCGGATATGAACAACAACGAAAAAGTCGTGGGCAATGCAGCGGTCGGTATCGGTACGCGAGTGGTGTGGGGTGGGGAACAGGTCCAGCACCCGTACAACGCTACCCAGACCCCGATCGTGGTAAGCGCCGCCTACGGCTACAACGACATCGATGCCTGGTACGACGTGGCGCAGGGCAAATTGCCGGGCTACATCTACAGCCGCATGAGCAACCCGACAGTCGCCACACTGGAAGCGAAGCTGTGCGAGCTGGAACAGGCCGAGTCGGCGGTGGCATTCAGCAGCGGCATGGCTGCCATCAGTGCCGTGCTGCATACCTTCCTCTCAAGCGGCAAGCGCGTTGTATCGACCCGCGACAGTTACGGCGGCACCAACAAGATTTTCGAAGAGTTCCTGCCGCGCATGGGCGTGCAAGTCTGCCTGTGCGACACCCTCGACACCGAGGCGCTGGAACGCGAGATCGCCGCAGGTTGCGACCTGCTGTATCTGGAAACCCCTACCAACCCCACCCTGAAAGTACTGGACATCCAGCGCCTGAGCGCTGCCGCCCGGCAGGCCGGCGCTGTGGTGGTGGCCGACAACACCTTTGCCACGCCGCTGAACCAGAACCCGTTGGCCCTGGGCGTGGACGTGGTAGTGCACAGCGCGACCAAGTTCCTGTCCGGGCACGGTGACGTGCTGGGTGGGGTGGTGTGTGGTGCCGAGCCGTTGATGGCGCAGGTACGCCACTACCGCGAGATCAACGGTGCAGCGCTGGACCCGTTTTCCGCCTACCTGATCATCCGCGGTATCAAGACGCTGGCCCTGCGCGTGCGTCAGCAGCAGGCCAGTGCCCAGGCCCTGGCGCATTACCTGACCAGCGAACCGCTGGTTGAAGCGGTCAACTACCCCGGGTTGCCTCAGCACGCGGGCTATGCGATCGCCAAGGCGCAGATGCGCGGCTTCGGCGCCATCGTCAGCTTCGTGCTCAAAGGTGGCATGCCCACCGTGGCGCGGTTGCTGCCGCGCCTGAAGTACGCCCATCGGGCGGGCAACCTGGGCGCGGTAGAAACCATCTACGGCCCGGCGCGTACCACCAGCCATGTGGAAAACACCCTCGAAGAACGCCTGGCCCTGGGTATTTCCGAAGGGCTGGTGCGCATTTCGGTGGGCATCGAGGACACCGAGGACCTGCTGGCAGACCTGGCACAGGCCTGTGCATCGGTGCGCCAGGAGTTGGCCGCAGCAAAGGAACTGCACGGTGACGAAGACGCCTGCCTGGCCGAAGTACAGGCCTGAGGCTGGCGCGTAGCACCCGCTGCTTGCGGTGGGTGCCACTTCATGAAGTCGAACAAAAACAATATGCAAGGCAATTCGCTTCGCTCTGCCAAGACGAGGTCGTTGCAACGTCCTTGCCCGCCAACTTTCATGAGTAAATCACAATGTCCCTGCAGACAACGACAACGAGAAATGCTTCGGCGCACAGCTTCAAGCAGGATATGCAAACTCGCCATATCGTCATGCTGGCGCTGGGCGGTGTCATCGGTACCGGCCTGTTCCTGACGTCGGGCTACACCGTCAACCAGGCGGGCCCGCTGGGGGCGGTCATCGCCTATATCCTTGGCGCGATCATGGTCTACCTGGTGATGATGTGCCTGGGTGAACTGGCGGTACACATGCCGGAAGTCGGCTCGTTCAGCAGTTACGCCACGCGCTACCTCGGGCCGGGTACAGGCTACATGGTGGCCTGGATGTACTGGCTGACCTGGACCGTGGCCATCGGCTCGGAATTCACCGCTGCCGGTATCCTGATGGTGCGCTGGTTCCCGGACACGCCGGTGTGGATATGGAGTGCGCTGTTCGGGTTTGCGGTGTTCATCAGCAATATCATTTCGGTGCGGTCGTTTGCCGAAACCGAATTCTGGCTGTCACTGATCAAGGTGCTGGCGGTGATTGCCTTCCTGGTGGTGGGCGGCGGCGCGATCCTGGGCGTTTTCGAAATTACCCAGGCGCACAGTGCCGGGCTGGGCAACTTCACCCGCGAAGGGCTGTTCCCCACGGGCTTCTGGTCGATCGCCATGACCCTGCTGGCGGTAGCCTTCGCGTTCTCGGGCACCGAGTTGATCGGCATCGCCGCCGGCGAAACCCGCGACCCGGAAAAGAACGTGCCCAAGGCCATCCGCACCACGGTCCTGCGCCTGGCGCTGTTCTTCGTCGGCACCATCTTTGTATTGGCTACCTTGTTGCCGCGTGAACAGGCCGGGGTGGTTGAAAGCCCGTTCGTGATGGTCTTTGCCATGATCGGTATCCCCTATGCCGCAGACATCATGAACTTCGTCATCATCACGGCACTGCTGTCGGCGGCCAACTCCGGGCTCTATGCTGCGGCGCGCATGCTGTGGACCCTCAGCGACCAAGGCAACATGCCCCGCCGGTATGCGGCCCTGTCGCGTCGTGGCACGCCGTTCAACGCCATTGTCCTGAGCATGGCGGGCGGCATGGCTTCGCTGCTGAGCAGTGTGTTTGCCCCAGACACCATCTACCTGGCGCTGGTGTCCATTTCCGGGTTGGCGGTGGTGGTGGTGTGGATCAGCATCGCGGCCAGCCAAATGGCTTTCCGCCGCCATTACATCGCCAATGGCGGCAAGCTCGAAGATCTGAAGTTCCGGGTGCGCGGCTACCCGTTCGTGCCGCTGGCGGCGATCTTCTGCTGCTTACTGGCCTGCATCGGCATTGCCTTCGACCCGGCCCAGCGCGTGGCCCTGTACTTCGGCTTGCCCTTCATTGCCTGGTGCTACCTGGCCTATTGGCTGACGTGCAAGTTCCGCAGCCGCCGGGCAGGCCCGCTGGAAGTCGTCGCGCCAGGTTCCGAGGCCGCCAGGGCAGGGTGATACTAGGCCACCGGAACGTTGCCAAGAGAAACCGCCGATGACCCAGAAAACCCTGCCCCCCTTGAACTGGCTCAGAGCCTTCGAAGTGTCGGCGCGTTACCTGAACTTCACCCATGCCGCCGAGGAACTGCACCTCACCCAGGGGGCCGTCAGCCAGCAGATTCGTCACCTCGAAAGCCAGTTGGGGGTGGCGCTGTTCAAGCGCCTGCCCCGGGGGCTGGGGTTGACTGAAGAGGGCCAGTCCTACCTGCCGGTGGTGCAGGATGCGATAAGCCGCCTGGCGGTGGGCACCAATGAAATTTTCGGGCAGCGCCAGCGTCGGCCCTTGAAAGTACGCGGCAGCCTGTCGTTCCTGCACTTCTGGCTGGCGCCCCGACTGGCCGATTTTCGCCGTTCGCACCCACAGGTGGACATCCGCTACATCAGCAACCTGTGGGTCAAGGAACTGGATGCCGAGGACGACCTGGAAATCCGCTGGGGCAGCGGCCAGTGGGCTGGCGTGGAGGCGCAGCGCCTGACCCGTGACGTACTGGTGCCGGTCTGCTCGCCTGCGCTGATTGCCGACTCCCCGCTACGCGAGCCGCGCGACCTGGCCCGCGTCCCGTTGCTGCATGTGCTGGGTTACGAGGAGGGGTGGGGTTATTGGCTGGAGCGGGTTGGCGCCGACCAGGTCGACTCTTCCAGCGGCCTGCAGTTCGACACCCTGGTGGCGACCTTGCGCATGGCGGAACTGGGGCTTGGCGTGGCACTGGCGCGTTCGTCGCTGGTCGAGGACTTGCTGCAGGAGGGGCGGCTGGTGGCCCCTTTTGCCCAGCGCATCGAGGCGAGCGAGTCGTTTTACCTGGTACGTGGCCTGGGTGAGGCGTTGTCCACGGATGCCCAGGCCTTCAGCCACTGGCTGGTGGCGATGGCCCACCGTTAATCACATAGTTACCTGGAGCACCGATGCAGTACACATCCACGCGCGGCAACGAGATACGGGTTGATTTTCGCACGGCGCTGCTTTCCGGGCTGGCCGATGATGGCGGGCTATACGTGCCTGCCGCGGTGCCGACCTTCAGCCAGCAGGAGATTGCCAGCTGGTCGTGGTTGCCGTTCGACGAACTGGCCTGGCGGGTGATGGCTCCGTTTGTTGGCGATACCCTCGATGAACCGACCCTCAGGGCGCTGGTCAGCGACAGCTACCGTGGGTTCAGGCACCGTGGTATTGCGCCGTTGCAGCAGATTGGCCATAACGAATGGATTCTGCAGCTGTTTCACGGGCCTACCCGGTCTTCCAAGGATTTCGCCGCACAGTTGCAGGCGCGGCTCATCCGCCATTTCCTGGGGGCCGATTGCGAACGGGTCATGCTGGTAGGTGCCAGCAACGGCGATACGGCGGTGGCCGCTATCGAAGCCTTGCGGCATTGCCCGACGGCACGCTTGCTGGCGCTGTACCCCAGTGCCGGGACACCGGCCGACCGGGCGGCGGTGATGCGCAGTGCCGCTTCCGAAAGCGTCAGCTGCGTGGCCGTGGACGGCAGCTTCGATGACTGCCAGTCGCTGGTGTCGGCGCTGCTGCGTGCATGGCCATGCCCCGGGTTGATCCCCGTGAGCTTCAAAACTCGACCAACTGGGTCGGCGTGCTGGCGCAGATCGTGTTCTATTTCCACGCGGCGCTGCAGCTGGGCGGGGGGATTCGGCCGGTGGGTTTCAGCATCCCCACGGCCAGTTTTGCCGAAATCTACGCCGGGTTCATTGCCCAGAAAATGGGCCTGCCGATCAACCAGATCATCGTTTCCACCAACCGCAACGATGCCTTGCACCGGTTCATCCACTGCAATCGCTACAGCCGTGGCTCAACCAGCCAGACCTTGTCGCCGGTCATGGACTTCTCACTGTTCTCCAACCTGGAGCGCTTCGTCTGGGAGCTGTATGACCGCGATGGCGGGGCGACCCGGGCGCTGATGGAGCACTTCGAGGATTGTGGCGAGTTGAGCATCGGCAACCGCCAGTGGTTACATGCGCGCATGCTGTTCGACTCCTATGCTGTGGATGACGCGCTGATCCGCGAAGAAATCGTCACGCTGTTCCACGAAACCGGCAGCGCAGTAGACCCGCATGCCGCCACCGGGGCATTCGCCGGGCGCCTGCACCGGCGTAACATCGGCGCGCCCATCGTCACGCTGGGGCAGTTTGCCCCGGAAAAGTCCGCCGGGCTGCTGGCGGAGCTGGGGGCCTGGCATGGTGAAGTACCGGCCAGTGTCGTGGATGCTGCAGGCGACGGGCCGCTGCTGGCACCCGACGACCTGGTGGGGGTTCATGAGCTACTGGCCCGGTTGCAGGCCGGACGATGAAGCGCATCCTCGATCCCCTGGACGAGCGTATCCTCGCCGAACTCACCGCCAATGCACGCATTGCCCATGCCGAGCTGGGGCTCAAGGTGAACCTGTCGCGCAATGCGGTACGCCAGCGCATCGAGCGCCTGGAGCGTGACGGCGCCATCCAGGGCTATACCCTGCGCATCGGTGAGGGGCGGCGGCCGAGTTCGTTGATCAACGCGGTCATCTTCGTCTACCGCTATGACCGCATGCGCGGAGAAGCTGTGCTCGATGCATTGCGCCAGATTCCCGAGGTGATCCAGTGTGAAGTACTCAGCGGTGAATTCGACCTGCTGCTGCGCGTCGAGGCTTCCAGCCCGGAACGGGTGCACCATGTATGGAAGGAGATTGCCGCCATGCCGGGGGTCGAGAACACCGTCACATCCTTCGTCCTGGCCACGGTGATCTGAGACGCCCGCTGCCGTTTGCCAACCCTCGTTACAACAACGCCGCCCGGGCTTGCGCCCTGGCGGCGTTGTGCATTCCGGCGGCGCTCAGGCGTGCATCGGGTACTGGTCAGATTGGCCAGTAAATACAGCGGATTGCCATATTCAACTGGCATTGCACGGCTCTTACGCTTGTCCTCATCGACCAATCGCCTGGAAAGGACAGCAAACCATGACCGAATACAAGATCGCACTCGTTGGCTTTGGCGGCGTGAACCGTGCCCTGGCCCAACTGATCGCCGAACGCAATACGCGCTGGCAGAAAGAGCTGGGCTTTGGCCTGAAGATCGTTGGCGTCACCGACCTGTTCCTGGGTTCGGCAATCGACCGCAATGGCCTGGATGCGGCCACCCTGGCGGCTCTGCCCGCTCAGAAGGGGGCCCTGGCGCAGATCCCTCAGGGTTCTGCAGAGGCGTTCAACGAGTCGGTGATCAAGCAGTCCGGTGCCGACATCATCGCCGAAGCCACCTTCACCAACCCCAAGGACGGTGAACCGGCGGCAACCTTCTGCCGCTGGGCGCTGGAAGCGGGCAAGCATGTGGTCACTACCAACAAGGGGCCGATCGCCTTGCATGCCCAGGCGCTGAAGGCCTTGGCCAAGGCCAATGGTGTGTCGTTCGAATACGAAGGCGCGGTGATGAGCGGTACACCGGTGCTGCGCATGGCGCGCCAGACCTTGGCCGGTGCAGGCCTGGTGGGCTTCGAGGGCATCCTCAACGGCACTTCGAACTACGTGCTGACGCGTATGGAAGAGGGGCTTGGCTTTGCCGATGCGGTGGCCCAGGCGCAAGCACTTGTGCTACGCCGAGGCAGACCCGAGCGCCGATGTGGAGGGGTATGACGTGCGCCTGAAAGTGGTGATTCTCGCCAACGAGCTGCTCGGTGCCTGCTTGCAGGTGAACGATGTCACCTGCAGCGGCATCAGCAACCTCGATAGCGCGGCGATCCAGCAAGCGCAGGCAGCGGGCCAGCGCTGGAAACTGATCGGCAGTGCCAGCCGAGAAACCGATGGCTCGGTGCGTGCCAGCGTCGAAGCGCGCCTGTTGCCCGGCAACCACCCTCTGGCGGGTATTTCCGGTGCCACCAATGCGGTTGCGTTCAACACCGAATTGCTGGGCGCGGTGACCGTGTCCGGCCCAGGTGCGGGGCGTGTCGAAACGGCATTCGCCCTGCTGTCGGATATCGTCGCCATCCACGCCGCTGGCCGCTCGGCCTGAGGAGCAACCTTCATGAGCCTGACTTCCGTGTCCCGGGTAGCCGTCCAGCAACCCGCTTTGATCGATGTGTACAGCCCCTTCGACGGTAGCCTGGTCGGCAGCGTCGCCAACCTTGCTGCCGATGCCGTGCCAGGCCTGCTGGTTCGTGCCCGTCAGGGCGTACGCGAAAGCGCCGCGCTGCCCCGGCACCGTCGCGCCAGCATTCTGGAGCAGGCCGCGCGGCTCATCGAGCGCGATGCAGCAGATTTTGCCGGCCTGATTGTCGACGAAGCGGGCAAGACCCTGCGTCAGGCCGAAAAGGAGGTGAAGCGCTGTATCAATACCCTCAAGCTGTCTGCCGAGGAAGCGCGGCGCAACGCCGGCGAGGTGGTGCCTTTCGATGCCTATGAAGGCTCGGAGTCGCGTCAGGGCTGGTTCACCCGCGAGCCGTTGGGGCTGATCCTGGCCATTACCCCGTACAACGACCCGCTCAACCTGGTGGCGCACAAGCTGGGGCCAGCGATTGCTGGAGGCAATGCGGTCATTCTGAAGCCTTCGGAGCTGGCCCCGCTTTCTGCCTTGAAACTGGTGCAGTACCTGGTCGCTGCGGGCCTGCCGGAGACCGTGGTCACCGTGGCCACTGGCGGTGCCGAACTGGGCAAGGCCCTGGTGGCCGTGCGTGAAGTGCGGATGATTTCCTTCACGGGCGGCTTCGCCACGGGCGAACAGATTGCCCGGGGGGCGGGCCTGAAAAAACTTGCCATGGACCTGGGGGGGAACGCGCCGGTACTGGTATTGAAGGACTGCGACCTCGAGGCCACTGTCGAGTCTTGTGTGTCTGGCGCATTCTGGGCAGCGGGGCAGAACTGCATCGGCACCCAGCGCATCCTGGTGGACGCTTCGATCTATGAGGCGTTCCGCCAGCGCTTCGTCGCCTTGACCCAGGCGATGGTGGTAGGGGATCCAGGCCTGCACGAAACCGACATGGGGCCAATGATCACCGAAGCCGCGGCCCGGCAGATTGAAGAGCGCGTGAACCAGGCCCTGCAGGGCGGTGCCCGCCTGCTCTGCGGTCATCGCCGCCAGGGGGCCAGCTATGCGCCGACGGTGCTGGAGGGTGTTGACCACGCCAGCCGGCTGTGGCGTGAGGAGGTCTTCGCACCGGTGGTGATGCTGGCGCCTTTCGAGGATATCGAGCAGGCAATATCACTGGCCAACGCCCCGGAGTACAGCTTGCATGCTGGTGTGTTCACCCGTGACTTGTCCTTGGCACTTAGCCTGGCGAAGCGCATAGAGGCTGGCGGCGTGATGATCAACGACTCGTCCGACTACCGCTTCGATGCCATGCCATTCGGTGGCTCCAAGTATGGAAGCCTTGGCCGCGAGGGGGTGAGGTTTGCCTACGAGGACATGACCCAGCCCAAAGTCGTCTGCCTCAACCAGTTGGGATAAGGGGAGCAAGCTTGATGATCGAACGCTATGGATCAGGCGAGCGAATGTCGCTGGCGGTCAGCTACAGGGGTCTGTTCGAAACGGCAGGCGTGGTCGCGGACGACCTGCGCCAGGATGTGCAGGGG
This region includes:
- a CDS encoding homocysteine S-methyltransferase family protein, with the translated sequence MVILDGGMGRELQRSGAPFRQPEWSALALSEAPEAVVGVHAAFIAAGAQVITSNSYAVVPFHIGEERFAKEGRQLANLAGQLARHAADTGAHPVRVAGSLPPLFGSYRPDLFQPERVEEVLTPLLQGLAPHVDLWLAETQSSVAEVRAIHAHLPQDGKPFWVSFTLQDEDVDETPRLRSGEPVADAIEAVVGLGVATVLFNCSQPEVIGAAVDVARSVIERHNADVAIGAYANAFPPQPKEATANDGLDELREDLDPPGYLAWAADWRKRGASMVGGCCGIGPEHIAELKRNLV
- a CDS encoding cystathionine gamma-synthase family protein, which translates into the protein MNNNEKVVGNAAVGIGTRVVWGGEQVQHPYNATQTPIVVSAAYGYNDIDAWYDVAQGKLPGYIYSRMSNPTVATLEAKLCELEQAESAVAFSSGMAAISAVLHTFLSSGKRVVSTRDSYGGTNKIFEEFLPRMGVQVCLCDTLDTEALEREIAAGCDLLYLETPTNPTLKVLDIQRLSAAARQAGAVVVADNTFATPLNQNPLALGVDVVVHSATKFLSGHGDVLGGVVCGAEPLMAQVRHYREINGAALDPFSAYLIIRGIKTLALRVRQQQASAQALAHYLTSEPLVEAVNYPGLPQHAGYAIAKAQMRGFGAIVSFVLKGGMPTVARLLPRLKYAHRAGNLGAVETIYGPARTTSHVENTLEERLALGISEGLVRISVGIEDTEDLLADLAQACASVRQELAAAKELHGDEDACLAEVQA
- a CDS encoding amino acid permease, which gives rise to MSLQTTTTRNASAHSFKQDMQTRHIVMLALGGVIGTGLFLTSGYTVNQAGPLGAVIAYILGAIMVYLVMMCLGELAVHMPEVGSFSSYATRYLGPGTGYMVAWMYWLTWTVAIGSEFTAAGILMVRWFPDTPVWIWSALFGFAVFISNIISVRSFAETEFWLSLIKVLAVIAFLVVGGGAILGVFEITQAHSAGLGNFTREGLFPTGFWSIAMTLLAVAFAFSGTELIGIAAGETRDPEKNVPKAIRTTVLRLALFFVGTIFVLATLLPREQAGVVESPFVMVFAMIGIPYAADIMNFVIITALLSAANSGLYAAARMLWTLSDQGNMPRRYAALSRRGTPFNAIVLSMAGGMASLLSSVFAPDTIYLALVSISGLAVVVVWISIAASQMAFRRHYIANGGKLEDLKFRVRGYPFVPLAAIFCCLLACIGIAFDPAQRVALYFGLPFIAWCYLAYWLTCKFRSRRAGPLEVVAPGSEAARAG
- a CDS encoding LysR substrate-binding domain-containing protein — encoded protein: MTQKTLPPLNWLRAFEVSARYLNFTHAAEELHLTQGAVSQQIRHLESQLGVALFKRLPRGLGLTEEGQSYLPVVQDAISRLAVGTNEIFGQRQRRPLKVRGSLSFLHFWLAPRLADFRRSHPQVDIRYISNLWVKELDAEDDLEIRWGSGQWAGVEAQRLTRDVLVPVCSPALIADSPLREPRDLARVPLLHVLGYEEGWGYWLERVGADQVDSSSGLQFDTLVATLRMAELGLGVALARSSLVEDLLQEGRLVAPFAQRIEASESFYLVRGLGEALSTDAQAFSHWLVAMAHR
- a CDS encoding Lrp/AsnC family transcriptional regulator, whose product is MKRILDPLDERILAELTANARIAHAELGLKVNLSRNAVRQRIERLERDGAIQGYTLRIGEGRRPSSLINAVIFVYRYDRMRGEAVLDALRQIPEVIQCEVLSGEFDLLLRVEASSPERVHHVWKEIAAMPGVENTVTSFVLATVI
- a CDS encoding aldehyde dehydrogenase family protein, producing MSLTSVSRVAVQQPALIDVYSPFDGSLVGSVANLAADAVPGLLVRARQGVRESAALPRHRRASILEQAARLIERDAADFAGLIVDEAGKTLRQAEKEVKRCINTLKLSAEEARRNAGEVVPFDAYEGSESRQGWFTREPLGLILAITPYNDPLNLVAHKLGPAIAGGNAVILKPSELAPLSALKLVQYLVAAGLPETVVTVATGGAELGKALVAVREVRMISFTGGFATGEQIARGAGLKKLAMDLGGNAPVLVLKDCDLEATVESCVSGAFWAAGQNCIGTQRILVDASIYEAFRQRFVALTQAMVVGDPGLHETDMGPMITEAAARQIEERVNQALQGGARLLCGHRRQGASYAPTVLEGVDHASRLWREEVFAPVVMLAPFEDIEQAISLANAPEYSLHAGVFTRDLSLALSLAKRIEAGGVMINDSSDYRFDAMPFGGSKYGSLGREGVRFAYEDMTQPKVVCLNQLG